In Fimbriiglobus ruber, a genomic segment contains:
- a CDS encoding thioredoxin family protein: MTRYVFGLAVAVLALAFPVRAGEFNKVLSAGDAAPAWVDLEGTDGKKHSLADLKGQDAVVVIFTCNSCPVAAGYEDRIIAFANAHAGADSKVAVVAINVNTVKDDQLPEMKKRAAKKKFPFLYLYDPTQEIARKFGANYTPEFFVLNKERKIAYLGAMDDKSPPTAATQNLLESALKAALDGKPAAPAETLARGCRIRFNAKKDD; encoded by the coding sequence ATGACGCGATACGTCTTTGGCCTCGCGGTCGCCGTACTCGCACTGGCCTTCCCGGTCCGGGCCGGTGAGTTCAACAAAGTCCTCAGTGCCGGCGACGCGGCCCCGGCGTGGGTCGACCTGGAGGGGACCGACGGGAAGAAACATTCGCTCGCGGACCTGAAGGGTCAAGACGCCGTCGTCGTCATCTTCACCTGCAACAGTTGTCCCGTTGCCGCCGGGTACGAGGACCGAATCATCGCGTTCGCCAACGCGCACGCCGGGGCAGATTCCAAGGTCGCGGTCGTTGCGATTAATGTAAACACGGTCAAGGACGATCAACTGCCCGAAATGAAGAAGCGAGCGGCGAAAAAGAAGTTTCCGTTCCTCTATCTGTACGACCCGACGCAAGAGATCGCCCGGAAGTTCGGCGCGAATTACACGCCCGAGTTCTTCGTGCTGAACAAGGAGCGAAAGATCGCCTATCTTGGGGCGATGGACGATAAGAGTCCGCCCACGGCCGCGACACAAAACCTGCTCGAATCGGCCCTCAAGGCCGCCCTCGACGGCAAGCCCGCCGCGCCCGCCGAAACGCTGGCCCGCGGTTGCCGCATCCGGTTCAACGCGAAGAAGGACGACTGA
- the deoC gene encoding deoxyribose-phosphate aldolase: MFDHSLLQPGLTDADLERGCLLARQYNVASVCIKPYAVRTAANLLAGTTVRASTTIGFPHGGHLTAVKVFESERAITDGASELDMVVNIGKVLSGEWNYVAEDVRAVVAVAHANGAKVKVIFENAYLKDEHKIELCKICGEVRADWVKTSTGYAETGATIEDLKLMRTHSPAHVQVKAAGGVRTYEKLLEVRAIGVSRVGATATKTILDEAKAKLGG, translated from the coding sequence ATGTTCGATCACTCGCTCCTCCAACCCGGGCTGACCGACGCCGACCTGGAACGGGGTTGCTTACTCGCGCGGCAATACAACGTCGCGTCCGTCTGCATCAAGCCTTACGCGGTGCGGACAGCGGCTAACCTGTTGGCCGGCACGACCGTCCGGGCCAGCACGACCATCGGGTTCCCCCACGGCGGTCACCTGACGGCGGTCAAGGTATTTGAAAGCGAACGGGCGATCACCGACGGGGCGAGCGAACTCGACATGGTAGTCAACATCGGCAAAGTGTTGTCCGGCGAATGGAACTATGTGGCCGAGGACGTCCGGGCGGTGGTCGCCGTCGCCCACGCGAACGGCGCGAAGGTGAAAGTCATCTTCGAGAACGCCTACCTGAAGGACGAACACAAGATCGAACTGTGTAAGATTTGCGGGGAAGTCCGGGCCGACTGGGTAAAAACGTCGACCGGGTACGCCGAGACCGGGGCGACGATCGAGGACTTGAAGTTGATGCGGACCCACAGCCCGGCTCACGTCCAGGTGAAGGCGGCCGGCGGCGTGCGGACTTACGAAAAGCTCCTGGAAGTTCGCGCGATCGGCGTCTCCCGCGTCGGGGCGACGGCTACGAAAACGATTCTTGACGAGGCGAAAGCCAAGTTGGGCGGCTGA